GGCCAGGGGCAGTTCCAGTCCGGGTCGATCTCCGTCAGCTGCGCCGCGCGCTCCGTGGCCCGCTCTGCATCCTTCCCGAGGCCGTCTTTGCGGCGGAGGTTGGCGAGGAGTTGCCCGACAGCTAGCTGCTCCCCGTCTGCCGCGCCTTCGCCCCAGAGGGCGTCCTGTCGGGGTGCGAGGTGCCCGTGCGCACGGTGGTAGGAGCGGAGTGCGGCGAGTTTGGTTTCCCATGCTTCGTCGCCGGGTTCCCACACCATCCCGGCCTCTGGCATGTCGAGGAGGCTTTTGCGGTGAGGGTCGAGTTCACCTGCCCGCAGCGCTTTTCGCTGTTGATGGGCCCATCGCCCCAGCGGAAATGCCTTCGTCGTCCCGACTGCGGTCTCGGTGTCGTAGGGGACGGCGTGCAGCCCGGTGATGCCGTTCTCGGCCCGCCACCGCAGGAGGGCTTGGTAGCCCTCGAGCCAGACGAGGGACTGGGGGCGGATGACGCGGCAGCGTGTGAGGGCGGCGATGTCGGCGGCGTCGCGGGGAGAGGCGAAGTTGACCACGACCGCAGTGACCCGGTCGACGTCCTGCTGCGCCTCGCTGACCTCCTCGCCGTCCTCACGACGGTCTGCCCCTCCTGCGCCGCTGTCAGACCGGACGTGGATGCGCTGGCGTTCGGTGCCGCGGGTCAGGGCTCGGGAGGCGAGCTGGTCGACCATGCGCTCGGAGTGGGAGCGCATGGCTTGGAGGATGTCGACGAGGGGCTGGTAGCTGGCGGAGGCGACCATGTCCTTAGGGTCTTCCCCGGGCTGCAGGAAGACGGGGATGATGATCCGCGCCGTCTTCACACTGCCGTCGGGGTTGGGCCGCAGTGCCCGCCCGATGTTCTGGACGATGTCGACCTGGGAACTGCGTGACCCGACGATGCACACGGCCTCGACCCCGCGCAGCCCGGTGATGTCGACCCCGACCCCGAGAGCGCGTACGGAGGACAGGAACGCCCGGTGCACTCGCCGGCTCTCGGCGTCGATGCCGTTGGCGAACCGGTGGATCACTTCACGCCGGTGGGCGATGGGATGGTCTCCGCACAGCCAGTCCGCCCACACCCGCCCCGCAGGCACGTGACGCCCGTCCTCCAGCTCGTACAGCTCGGCGTCGATCGACGACGCGGGCAGCTCCTCCGCCCCGGCCAGCGCCGCCACGGAGACCTCAGCCGTATACAGCTCGGCGGCGGTCGCCGGCATCTGCCCGGCGAACGCCGCGGCTTCCTCGACCCGCTGGTGGAACACCATGGTGGTGTGCAGATTCCGCTGCGCCGCGTGCTCGAGCAGTGCGGCCTGGAGCAGGGCCGTGCGCCGGCCGCGCAGAGCGTCCTCGGACAGACCGAGGATCGGGTCGGGGTCACGGATCTCGAGCACGTCGATCTCGAACCCGGCGAGGATCGAGCGTTCCACCGCCTCCGCCAGCCCAAGATCGAAAATCCGGGTGCCGTACGTGCGGGAGTCGTCCTCCATCGACGCGATCACCACCTCCCGCCCGTCCCGCCCCCGCTGCGACCGGGGCGCGGCCAGGATCCGCGGGGTCGCGGTCAGGTAGAGCCGGAAGCCGACAGGGATCCGGCTGTTGTCGTGGATCGCCGCCCACGGCCGCCCCATATCCCCGGCCGTCATGTGCCCCTCATCCAGGACGGCCAGGTCGAACGGAGCCATCCGCTGCCCGTACAACCGCTCCCCGCCCGCCAGAGCGGCCTCCAACGGCCCGCGCACCATTCGCCGACCCGACGGGGCCACGGGATCTTCGCGATCCACGAGAGAGGCGTACGTGGCGAACACGACCACCGGACCGGTTCCAGCCCACAGGGCGAGCTGGATCGGGTTGGTCGTGGTGCGCACTCCGAGCTGCTCCAGGACCTCGTCCTTGTCCACCGAGCAGACCGCAACCATCAGCGCCCGGTGTCCGACCCGCCGCCAGGACTGGGCACTCTGCACGATCAGATCCAGGGTGGGCACCATGACGAGGATCCGGCCCTCGGGGAAGCACTCCAGGGCACTCGCAGCGACTGTGATCGTCTTCCCGGACCCTGTCGCGGACACCCCCATAGCCCGCGCCCCTCCAGCGGGCACAGAGGATCTTGCAGGGAATCCCACCCATTTCCGGAAGGCAGATTTCTGGTCCATCTGATGTTCTCGGAGCTTGATCAAAATTATTCTCCCGGCTGGGGAAGGATCTGCTCGACGGAGACGATCCGGTATCCGCCGTTCTGGTTCGTTCCGCTTTGGCGGCTGAACGAGCGCTGGGCGTGCGCGACGGCGGCGGCTTCTGAGCCGGCGAAGTAGTGCCGGACCATGGGCTGCTCTCCTGCGAGGGCGGCAGCCGGGCGTGCTGTAATCCGGTAGACGCGGTGCCCGAGCCTTTCGACGGGGTCCTGGCCGTCGGTCTGCCCGGCATCGGCACAGTCGTTCTCAAGGCGCTGCAGGCGCTCTTCTTGGTAGCGGACTGCGCGCGGGTCTTCCGACGGCTCGTACACAGACATCCGCTGCTCAGCCATCACACGAGCGATTCGCCGCCATTGATTGTGCTGGAAGGAGGCGATCCAAGCCTCGCTCAGGGCGTGTGGTTCATCCGGCCCAGCGCTCGCGAGAGTCTCGCGTGTCGCAGCGAGACGTACGAGCTCCATGACCTGGTCCAGGTCCAGACCCGTCGCTTTGCCCAGCACATCGAGGCGAGCCAGCTCATAGGGAAGATATTCA
This sequence is a window from Streptomyces sp. NBC_00691. Protein-coding genes within it:
- a CDS encoding DEAD/DEAH box helicase, giving the protein MDQKSAFRKWVGFPARSSVPAGGARAMGVSATGSGKTITVAASALECFPEGRILVMVPTLDLIVQSAQSWRRVGHRALMVAVCSVDKDEVLEQLGVRTTTNPIQLALWAGTGPVVVFATYASLVDREDPVAPSGRRMVRGPLEAALAGGERLYGQRMAPFDLAVLDEGHMTAGDMGRPWAAIHDNSRIPVGFRLYLTATPRILAAPRSQRGRDGREVVIASMEDDSRTYGTRIFDLGLAEAVERSILAGFEIDVLEIRDPDPILGLSEDALRGRRTALLQAALLEHAAQRNLHTTMVFHQRVEEAAAFAGQMPATAAELYTAEVSVAALAGAEELPASSIDAELYELEDGRHVPAGRVWADWLCGDHPIAHRREVIHRFANGIDAESRRVHRAFLSSVRALGVGVDITGLRGVEAVCIVGSRSSQVDIVQNIGRALRPNPDGSVKTARIIIPVFLQPGEDPKDMVASASYQPLVDILQAMRSHSERMVDQLASRALTRGTERQRIHVRSDSGAGGADRREDGEEVSEAQQDVDRVTAVVVNFASPRDAADIAALTRCRVIRPQSLVWLEGYQALLRWRAENGITGLHAVPYDTETAVGTTKAFPLGRWAHQQRKALRAGELDPHRKSLLDMPEAGMVWEPGDEAWETKLAALRSYHRAHGHLAPRQDALWGEGAADGEQLAVGQLLANLRRKDGLGKDAERATERAAQLTEIDPDWNCPWPLDWQRHHRVLADLVDADGSLPDISPGVLMDGDDIGRWLQRQTQPGTWKQLSEEQQRRLTGVGVEPAQAPSPAPAARPGARGPSKAQQAFQRGLTALTQWIEREGADRPVPRGHAEEIAVDGDAEPVIIKLGVWVSNTRARRDKLTAEQLDALQKLGVEWA